From Blattabacterium cuenoti:
TAATGCATTAAAAATATTAAATTATTATCCAGAAAGTAAAATTAAAGACACTTTAAAAATAATGGTTAATTTTCTTATTGAAAGAAATATATAAAATGAAAAAAAATTTAGTAATTGTTGAATCTCCTACTAAAGCAAATACTATAAAATTTTTTTTAGGAAAAGATTTTGATGTTGTGTCAAGTTATGGACACCTTATCGATCTTCCAGAAAAAAAAATAGGAATTAATATTTTAAAAAATTTTCAACCTAATTATGTTATTTTACCAAAAAAAAGAAAAATAGTTAAAAATTTTAAATCTTTAATTAAAAATTATCATATTATTTGGTTGGCTTCTGATGAAGATCGTGAAGGAGAAGCTATTGCATATCAAATTTATAAAACTTTAAAAATACCTGATAAAAAATTTAAAAGAATAATTTTTCATGAAATTACAAAAAAAGCTATTTTATATGCAATTAAAAATCCTAAATTAATTAATTATAATTTAGTTTATGCTCAGCAAGCTAGAAGAATTTTAGATAGATTAGTTGGATTTAAATTATCTCCTATTCTATGGAATAAAATTAATGCTGGACTTTCAGCAGGAAGAGTTCAATCACCAGCTGTTAGATTAATCGTAGAACGTGAAGAAAATATAAAAAATTTTATTCCTATTTCAAAATATCAAATATATGGTATTTTTATTCATGAAAAAAAAACAACATTTAATGCTAAATTTGAAAAAAAAATAGAAGATAAAAAAAAGGTAAAAGAATTTTTATTTTCATGTATAGATACTACTTTTTTTGTTAAAAAAATTATTCTTAAAAAAGAAAAAAAAACACCTCCATCTCCATTTACAACATCTTCTTTACAACAAGAAGCTTGTAAAAAATTAAATTATTCTATATCTAAAACTATGTTTTTAGCTCAAAAATTATATGAAAAAGGATTTATTACATATATTAGAACTGATAGTACTAATTTATCAAAGGATATTTTATTAGAAATAAAAAAATATATTATTCTTTCTTATGGAAAAGAATATTTTTTTACTAGAAAATATTTATCTAAAAATAAATTTTCTCAAGAAGCTCATGAAGCTATCCATCCTACTAATATAAGTAGTAATAATTTTTTAAAAATTAAAGATATAGATCAACAACGTCTTTATAAAATGATATGGGAAAGAACTATTATAGGACAAATGTCTGATACTATTTTTGAAATAAAAAATTTTTATATAAAATCTTTAAATTTAAAAAATTATTTTATTTACACTCAAAAAACAATTATTTTTGA
This genomic window contains:
- the topA gene encoding type I DNA topoisomerase — translated: MKKNLVIVESPTKANTIKFFLGKDFDVVSSYGHLIDLPEKKIGINILKNFQPNYVILPKKRKIVKNFKSLIKNYHIIWLASDEDREGEAIAYQIYKTLKIPDKKFKRIIFHEITKKAILYAIKNPKLINYNLVYAQQARRILDRLVGFKLSPILWNKINAGLSAGRVQSPAVRLIVEREENIKNFIPISKYQIYGIFIHEKKTTFNAKFEKKIEDKKKVKEFLFSCIDTTFFVKKIILKKEKKTPPSPFTTSSLQQEACKKLNYSISKTMFLAQKLYEKGFITYIRTDSTNLSKDILLEIKKYIILSYGKEYFFTRKYLSKNKFSQEAHEAIHPTNISSNNFLKIKDIDQQRLYKMIWERTIIGQMSDTIFEIKNFYIKSLNLKNYFIYTQKTIIFDGFMKIKNLKNNNNFLDLKKGTFLQKKEIIAKQIFTKNFPRYNEASLVNQLEKLGIGRPSTYVPIIYNIQKRNYVHLQKFIKKIKIQKFFTLKNNIIFEKKKEFTEIEKNKFIPTEMGIITTNFLKKNFQDIIDYNFTANLEKNLDEIAQGNEFWNKIIKDFYDKFHKEIEYVKKNVTKINKKRFLGIHPISKKKIFSQIGRFGPIVQMGEFKDKEKPKFSPLLNSQNINTISLKEALKLLELPKSFGFFEKKEIFLKINKYNIYIFYDKKIIPIEEKIFFNSFDLEKAIHIIKNKKI